A section of the bacterium genome encodes:
- a CDS encoding nucleotidyltransferase family protein, which translates to MKAMILAAGLGTRLRPLTDTRPKALIEIQRVPLLEIVIRRLLAAGVQEIVINTHHCAEQIAGFLQAHDNFGVRLELSHEPELLDTGGGLRQAGHFFDDGRPFFLHNVDIVSNIDLRAMYAQHLASASLATLAVKPRRTSRYFLFDEAGQLCGWKSMQPARVELARQPQGELHELAFDGIHVISPALLSRMTATGAFSIVQTYLRLAGEGESIRAFRTEGYFWQDVGKLAQLEELARQPLEEILGPMGFARNSRASGVT; encoded by the coding sequence ATGAAAGCCATGATCCTCGCCGCCGGCTTGGGCACCCGGCTGCGCCCGCTCACCGACACCCGGCCGAAAGCCCTCATCGAGATCCAACGCGTCCCGCTGCTCGAGATCGTGATTCGCCGCTTGCTGGCAGCGGGGGTGCAGGAAATCGTCATCAACACCCATCATTGCGCGGAACAGATTGCCGGCTTTCTCCAGGCGCATGACAATTTCGGCGTGCGCCTCGAGCTTTCACACGAGCCGGAGCTGCTCGACACCGGCGGCGGCCTGCGCCAAGCCGGCCACTTCTTCGACGACGGCCGACCCTTTTTTCTCCACAATGTCGATATCGTCAGCAACATCGACCTGCGGGCGATGTATGCCCAACATCTCGCGAGTGCCAGCCTGGCCACGCTCGCGGTCAAGCCGCGCCGCACCTCGCGCTATTTTCTGTTCGATGAGGCCGGGCAGCTTTGCGGCTGGAAATCCATGCAACCCGCCCGCGTTGAACTGGCGCGCCAGCCGCAGGGCGAGTTGCATGAACTCGCTTTCGACGGCATACATGTCATCTCGCCGGCGCTGCTGTCGCGCATGACCGCGACCGGCGCGTTTTCAATCGTGCAGACTTATTTGCGGCTGGCGGGAGAGGGGGAGAGCATTCGCGCATTTCGCACGGAAGGATATTTTTGGCAGGATGTCGGCAAGCTCGCGCAACTGGAGGAGCTGGCACGGCAACCACTCGAGGAGATTCTCGGACCGATGGGATTTGCTCGGAACTCGCGCGCTTCGGGCGTCACATGA
- a CDS encoding phosphotransferase, producing MEPEVLLQELVERFTGKPAQALTELKAHGSDRRIFRLHQAERTLIGVHNADRAENTAFLEFSRHFRRCGLPVPEIYLEDLERNIYLEEDLGDTTLFSFLSNERSKAGFSPAVIELYRKVVRWLPQFQIRAGRTLNYDVCYPRARFDKQSMMWDLNYFKYYFLKLAKIPFNEQELEDDFEQFTNFLLQTDQDFFLYRDFQSRNIMIRTGEPYFIDYQGGRRGALQYDIASLLFDAKADIPFDLREELLTTYLEAVPELLPVDPQQFRRFYFGYVLIRIMQAMGAYGFRGFYERKTHFLQSVPYAVRNLEYVLRTADLPVELPALTDIWHRLVRSTILRELGNVQLRLTVRIQSFSFKNGLPQDDTGHGGGFVFDCRSLPNPGRLEKFAKLTGFDPEVIAFLENEEAVHGFMTHVRDLINQVVENYQRRNFTDLSVSFGCTGGQHRSVYCANRLARHLREKYPINVEVVHREL from the coding sequence ATGGAACCTGAAGTTTTGTTGCAGGAATTGGTCGAGCGCTTCACCGGCAAGCCGGCGCAAGCCCTCACCGAATTGAAGGCGCATGGCTCCGACCGCAGAATCTTCCGGCTGCACCAGGCCGAGCGCACGCTCATCGGCGTGCACAACGCCGACCGCGCCGAAAACACCGCCTTTCTGGAATTCTCCCGCCACTTCCGCCGCTGCGGTCTGCCGGTGCCGGAGATCTACCTCGAGGACTTGGAGCGCAACATCTATCTCGAAGAGGATTTGGGCGACACCACGCTCTTTTCGTTTCTGAGCAACGAACGCAGCAAAGCCGGCTTTTCGCCGGCCGTGATCGAGCTGTACCGCAAAGTCGTGCGCTGGCTGCCGCAATTCCAAATTCGTGCGGGGCGAACGCTGAATTATGACGTGTGCTATCCGCGCGCCCGCTTCGACAAGCAGTCGATGATGTGGGATTTGAACTACTTCAAATACTACTTTCTCAAGCTCGCCAAAATCCCCTTCAACGAGCAGGAGCTGGAAGACGATTTCGAGCAGTTCACCAACTTCCTGCTGCAGACCGACCAGGATTTCTTTCTGTATCGCGATTTTCAGTCGCGCAACATCATGATTCGCACCGGCGAGCCGTATTTCATCGACTATCAGGGCGGCCGGCGCGGCGCGCTGCAATATGACATCGCCTCGCTGCTGTTCGATGCCAAGGCCGACATTCCCTTCGACCTGCGTGAAGAGCTGTTGACGACTTACCTCGAGGCCGTGCCGGAATTGCTGCCGGTGGATCCCCAACAGTTCCGGCGTTTCTATTTTGGTTATGTCCTGATCCGCATCATGCAGGCGATGGGCGCTTATGGCTTTCGCGGGTTCTATGAGCGCAAAACCCATTTCTTGCAAAGCGTGCCCTATGCCGTGCGCAATCTCGAATACGTGCTGCGGACCGCGGATTTGCCGGTGGAGCTGCCCGCACTCACGGACATTTGGCACCGGCTGGTGCGCTCGACCATTTTGCGGGAACTGGGCAACGTGCAATTGCGGCTGACCGTGCGCATTCAGAGTTTCTCCTTCAAGAACGGCCTGCCGCAAGATGACACCGGCCACGGCGGCGGTTTCGTGTTTGATTGCCGCTCGCTGCCCAATCCCGGCCGGCTGGAGAAATTCGCCAAACTCACTGGCTTTGATCCCGAGGTGATTGCGTTTCTGGAGAATGAAGAAGCGGTGCACGGTTTCATGACGCACGTGCGTGATCTCATCAACCAAGTGGTCGAGAACTACCAGCGCCGCAACTTCACCGATCTTTCCGTGTCCTTTGGCTGCACCGGCGGCCAGCATCGCTCGGTCTATTGCGCCAACCGGCTGGCCCGCCATCTGCGCGAGAAGTATCCCATCAACGTGGAAGTCGTGCATCGCGAGTTATGA
- a CDS encoding NUDIX hydrolase produces the protein MTPEPQWLLWAKQIQTIAQNGLTFSTNPFDLERYHALQRLAVEIIANHAHCSRNSLAATLAQEKGYATPKVDVRCVAFREGKVLLVQEKHDGKWSLPGGWADAGLAPSEAAIKELREEAGFDGIARKILAVYDRRLHSDVPHLFETYKVFIQCDLLGGEFKANLETLAADFFSLEELPPLSEGRTTHANLVEAFEHLKNPSRPTAFD, from the coding sequence ATGACTCCAGAACCACAATGGCTCCTCTGGGCCAAGCAAATTCAAACCATCGCCCAAAACGGTTTGACCTTCAGCACCAATCCATTCGATCTCGAACGCTACCACGCCCTGCAGCGGCTGGCGGTGGAAATCATTGCCAACCATGCGCATTGTTCCCGCAATTCTCTCGCGGCAACGCTCGCACAGGAAAAAGGCTACGCCACGCCGAAGGTGGATGTGCGTTGCGTGGCGTTTCGTGAAGGGAAGGTTCTGCTCGTGCAGGAAAAGCACGACGGCAAATGGTCGCTGCCCGGCGGCTGGGCGGATGCCGGCTTGGCGCCCTCCGAAGCCGCCATCAAAGAATTGCGCGAAGAAGCGGGCTTCGACGGCATCGCGCGCAAGATTCTCGCGGTTTATGATCGCCGCCTGCATTCCGATGTCCCGCATTTGTTCGAAACCTACAAGGTTTTCATCCAATGCGATTTGCTCGGCGGCGAATTCAAAGCCAATCTCGAGACGCTCGCCGCCGATTTTTTCAGTTTGGAGGAACTACCGCCGCTGTCCGAAGGCCGCACCACCCACGCCAATCTGGTCGAGGCTTTCGAGCATCTCAAGAACCCCAGCCGACCCACGGCATTCGATTAA
- a CDS encoding TonB-dependent receptor: MKYLFAFWCGVMVLLTGASAAQESAVIAGSVHDRETQAGLPGCHLLIEGTALRTLSDARGNFRLQNVPAGRVVLVATFIGYETLRQSLEINQSEVRVTLALQPQPLVSPAVTVVATRARERHSPVAFATLTREAIAQRHPAQDIPALLSELPAVKFYSENGNGLGYNYLSIRGFDQRRIAVLINGVPQNDPEDHNVYWIDFPDLLANVQDIQVQRGAGSAFYGPPAIGGSVNLVTSEFSRARGLAATIGGGTFDTRKYSLSASSGLLAGKYLFSGRLSRMQSDGYREQSWVDLKSYFAGAARLGKNSITRLHFYGGPIADHLAYYGIPKAQAQQRETRRHNPIRRPDEIENFNQPHLELLHELHLGEQWRVNNTLFAVRGYGFFDYDGSWAPLSYYRLTPDYGFAVTGNPAEIYVDSLLIRAYVDNLQLGWLPQLTWHHSRGALTLGAELRRHRSLHWGRIQKGDSELPEAVAGEFRGWDYVARRRYYEYRGAKDVLSPYLHANWFLLPELNLTFDLHYAYSRYRLYDEKFIGTGFQVPYHFLNPRAGVNYNLTSHFNLFASIARTSREPRLKNLYDAAEASTPASWGAVTPQFGLQPDGRIDFDRPLVRPERLHDFELGLGYRRGEAHAAANFFYMNFKDEIIKSGRLDRFGQPVTGNAERTLHAGLELAASAPLLPRWQASGNLMLSNNELKRHVVYDSEGTATRLDGNPIAGFPDVLANARLTYAGSSWLASLALQHVGKQYTDNFKSEENTVPAYTVVHASAGYRLPFGAAQSGLSLQLHVQNLLDRLYIAHGEGDEFFPAAGRQVFVNLKYELNR; this comes from the coding sequence ATGAAGTACCTGTTTGCTTTTTGGTGCGGCGTGATGGTGCTGCTGACTGGAGCGAGCGCCGCACAAGAAAGCGCCGTCATTGCGGGCAGCGTTCATGATCGCGAAACGCAAGCGGGACTGCCCGGCTGCCATCTCCTCATCGAGGGCACGGCGCTGCGCACCCTTTCCGACGCGCGCGGCAATTTTCGCCTGCAGAATGTGCCGGCCGGCCGGGTGGTGCTGGTGGCAACGTTCATCGGTTACGAAACGCTGCGCCAGTCTCTCGAAATCAACCAATCGGAAGTGCGCGTGACGCTCGCGTTGCAGCCACAGCCTCTGGTCAGTCCCGCGGTGACGGTGGTCGCAACGCGCGCGCGCGAACGGCACAGCCCAGTGGCGTTTGCCACGCTGACGCGCGAAGCGATTGCCCAGCGCCATCCCGCGCAGGATATTCCCGCGCTGCTGAGCGAGTTGCCTGCGGTCAAATTCTATTCCGAAAACGGCAACGGCCTGGGCTACAATTATCTGTCGATTCGCGGCTTTGATCAGCGGCGCATCGCGGTGTTGATCAACGGTGTGCCGCAAAACGATCCGGAAGATCACAACGTTTACTGGATCGACTTCCCCGACTTGCTCGCCAACGTGCAGGACATTCAGGTGCAGCGCGGCGCCGGCAGCGCGTTCTACGGCCCGCCCGCCATCGGCGGTTCGGTCAATCTCGTGACCTCGGAGTTTTCCCGCGCGCGCGGACTGGCGGCCACCATTGGGGGCGGCACGTTCGATACGCGCAAATATTCGCTGTCCGCCTCCAGCGGCTTGCTCGCGGGTAAATATTTGTTCTCCGGCCGGCTGTCGCGCATGCAGAGCGACGGCTACCGTGAGCAATCCTGGGTGGATCTCAAGAGCTACTTTGCCGGCGCCGCGCGCCTCGGCAAGAATTCCATCACCCGGCTACATTTCTATGGCGGCCCAATCGCCGATCATCTCGCCTACTACGGCATCCCCAAAGCGCAGGCGCAACAACGCGAGACGCGGCGCCACAATCCCATTCGCCGGCCGGATGAAATCGAAAACTTCAACCAGCCGCATCTCGAACTGCTGCATGAACTCCACCTGGGCGAGCAATGGCGAGTGAACAACACGCTGTTCGCCGTGCGCGGCTACGGCTTTTTTGATTATGACGGTTCCTGGGCGCCGCTTTCTTACTATCGCCTGACCCCGGATTACGGCTTCGCGGTCACCGGTAATCCCGCAGAAATCTACGTCGACAGCTTGTTGATTCGTGCCTACGTTGACAACTTGCAGTTGGGCTGGCTGCCGCAGCTCACGTGGCATCACAGCCGCGGCGCGCTCACCCTGGGCGCGGAACTGCGGCGGCATCGCTCGCTGCATTGGGGCCGCATCCAAAAAGGCGACAGTGAATTGCCGGAGGCCGTGGCCGGGGAATTTCGCGGCTGGGATTATGTCGCCCGCCGGCGCTACTACGAATATCGCGGCGCGAAGGACGTGCTCTCGCCCTACCTGCACGCCAACTGGTTTCTGCTGCCCGAGCTGAACCTCACGTTCGATCTGCACTACGCCTATTCGCGCTATCGGCTCTACGATGAAAAATTCATCGGCACCGGCTTCCAAGTGCCTTACCATTTTCTCAACCCGCGCGCGGGCGTCAATTACAACCTCACCTCCCACTTCAATCTCTTCGCCAGCATTGCGCGCACCAGCCGCGAGCCGCGGTTGAAGAATCTCTACGATGCCGCCGAGGCCAGCACGCCGGCAAGCTGGGGCGCCGTCACGCCGCAATTCGGCCTGCAACCCGACGGCCGCATCGATTTCGATCGACCGCTGGTCAGACCGGAACGGCTGCACGACTTCGAGCTCGGGCTGGGTTATCGCCGCGGCGAAGCGCACGCCGCTGCCAATTTCTTCTACATGAATTTCAAGGATGAGATCATCAAGAGCGGCCGTCTCGATCGCTTCGGCCAGCCGGTGACCGGCAATGCCGAACGCACGCTGCACGCCGGCCTCGAACTGGCCGCGAGCGCGCCGCTGTTGCCGCGCTGGCAGGCATCGGGCAATCTCATGCTTAGCAACAACGAGTTGAAACGCCACGTGGTTTATGACAGCGAGGGCACGGCCACCAGGCTGGACGGCAATCCCATCGCCGGGTTTCCGGATGTGCTCGCCAATGCCCGCTTGACCTATGCCGGCTCGAGTTGGCTGGCGTCGCTCGCCCTGCAACACGTGGGTAAGCAGTACACCGACAATTTCAAGAGCGAAGAAAACACGGTGCCGGCTTACACCGTGGTGCACGCGAGCGCCGGCTATCGTCTGCCCTTCGGCGCGGCACAGTCGGGCTTGTCGCTGCAACTGCATGTGCAGAATCTGTTGGACCGGCTCTATATCGCGCACGGCGAAGGGGACGAATTCTTTCCGGCCGCCGGCCGCCAGGTGTTCGTGAATCTCAAATATGAATTGAACCGCTGA
- a CDS encoding thiamine diphosphokinase translates to MPQPTALIIANSVLPQEAILAECRQRAQAVICADGGANRARERGLLPDFVVGDLDSVTPATRAACATAAFIHYPSQYATDLEKALTFAVECEFGAALLVGITGLRCDHQLVNLNIAEKFCARIALETHDDFGIGSFIMPGPAPAVFASFAGQQISLIAFRRAAGITTTGLKYPLNHEALEWAVRDGLSNEALADSFSVAVEEGNLFCYRVRGD, encoded by the coding sequence ATGCCGCAACCAACTGCTTTGATCATCGCCAACAGCGTGCTGCCGCAGGAGGCAATTCTGGCGGAATGCCGGCAGCGCGCCCAAGCTGTCATCTGCGCGGATGGCGGCGCGAATCGCGCACGGGAGCGCGGCCTCCTTCCCGATTTCGTGGTCGGCGACCTCGATTCCGTTACGCCGGCCACGCGCGCCGCCTGTGCCACCGCCGCCTTCATTCACTACCCCAGCCAGTACGCCACGGATTTGGAAAAGGCGCTGACTTTCGCGGTGGAATGCGAATTCGGCGCCGCCCTGCTGGTCGGCATCACCGGGCTGCGCTGCGATCATCAATTGGTGAATCTGAACATTGCGGAAAAATTCTGCGCGCGTATTGCCCTCGAGACACACGATGATTTCGGCATCGGCAGCTTCATCATGCCCGGGCCGGCGCCGGCGGTGTTTGCGAGTTTCGCCGGCCAACAAATCTCGCTGATTGCCTTCCGGCGCGCCGCCGGCATCACCACCACGGGATTGAAATATCCGCTCAACCACGAAGCGCTGGAATGGGCGGTGCGCGACGGTTTGAGCAACGAAGCGCTGGCGGACTCGTTCTCCGTGGCGGTGGAAGAGGGTAATCTCTTCTGCTATCGGGTGCGCGGCGATTGA
- a CDS encoding sodium:solute symporter family protein, translated as MAAGRLTLPDYFILLLYLLVLLILGFLRSRQSTSTLEEYLVAGRRLSLPAFVATLVATWYGGILGVGEFSYLHGLSNWLVFGVPYYLHAVLFAVLLAGRARRAPVLTIPEQLEAAYGRRAGLLGAFFVALLATPAPYVLMLGVLCEMIFGWPLWLGVVVGTFFSIVYCLRGGLPAVVRTEILQFLLMYAGFVLILAFAIAQHGGWEFLQQHLPASHLTWHGGNRPQYLLVWYFIAMSTLVDPSFYQRCFAARSEAVARRGIFIAIGCWLVFDFMTTATGLYARALLPDLPNPAASYPELALHLLPAVARGIFFVALLATIMSTIDSFAFLSAISLGKDIFGKLGRQTSAAQATRLTQLSMVIVFLAAVVIALWAQSIVAIWYRLGTIITPALLLPLATSFSAKWRMSAPAALSTMVLGAGLTSLWLATAEADRYWLDLEPIYAGLALAAAIFLADQIRQRGPSQARAEGK; from the coding sequence ATGGCTGCCGGCCGCCTGACGCTTCCCGATTACTTCATTCTCCTGCTCTACCTGCTCGTGTTGTTGATTCTGGGATTCCTCCGCTCACGGCAAAGCACGAGCACGCTGGAAGAATACCTCGTCGCCGGCAGAAGACTTTCCCTGCCGGCGTTCGTGGCCACGCTGGTCGCCACCTGGTATGGCGGCATTCTCGGCGTCGGTGAATTTTCCTATCTGCACGGACTGTCGAACTGGCTGGTGTTTGGCGTGCCCTATTACTTGCATGCCGTTCTCTTTGCCGTGTTGCTGGCGGGCCGCGCGCGGCGGGCGCCGGTGCTCACCATTCCCGAACAATTGGAAGCGGCCTATGGCCGCCGCGCCGGCCTGCTGGGCGCGTTCTTCGTCGCCCTGCTGGCAACGCCCGCGCCCTACGTGCTGATGCTCGGCGTGTTGTGTGAAATGATCTTCGGCTGGCCGCTGTGGCTCGGGGTCGTGGTGGGCACCTTCTTTTCGATCGTGTATTGCTTGCGCGGCGGCCTGCCGGCAGTGGTGCGCACGGAAATCCTGCAATTCCTCTTGATGTATGCCGGTTTCGTTTTGATTCTGGCGTTTGCGATCGCGCAACACGGCGGTTGGGAATTTCTCCAGCAGCATCTGCCGGCCTCGCATCTCACCTGGCACGGCGGCAACCGGCCGCAATACCTGCTGGTGTGGTATTTCATTGCGATGAGTACGCTGGTGGATCCCAGTTTCTACCAGCGTTGCTTTGCAGCTCGCAGCGAAGCCGTGGCCCGCCGCGGCATTTTCATTGCCATTGGCTGCTGGCTGGTGTTCGATTTCATGACCACCGCGACCGGCTTGTATGCCCGCGCCTTGCTGCCTGATCTCCCCAATCCCGCGGCCTCCTATCCCGAGCTTGCCCTGCACTTGTTGCCGGCGGTGGCCCGCGGCATTTTCTTTGTCGCGCTGCTTGCCACCATCATGTCCACCATCGACAGTTTTGCCTTTCTCTCCGCAATCTCGTTGGGCAAGGATATTTTCGGAAAGCTCGGGCGGCAAACCAGCGCGGCGCAGGCGACGCGCCTCACCCAACTCAGCATGGTGATCGTTTTTCTGGCGGCGGTGGTAATTGCGCTGTGGGCGCAATCGATCGTGGCGATTTGGTACCGTCTCGGCACGATCATCACGCCGGCGCTGTTGCTGCCGCTGGCCACGAGTTTTTCTGCGAAATGGAGAATGTCGGCGCCGGCCGCGCTCAGTACGATGGTGCTGGGCGCCGGCCTCACGAGTTTGTGGTTGGCAACCGCGGAGGCCGACAGATATTGGTTGGATCTCGAACCTATTTATGCCGGGCTGGCATTGGCAGCGGCCATTTTTCTCGCGGATCAAATCCGGCAGCGCGGCCCCAGTCAGGCGCGAGCGGAAGGCAAGTGA
- a CDS encoding Bor family protein, with protein MRKLILVALLATFAMGCYTMKAVAPAGQQLSTLAETDGATFKKNVRVWYALWGLAPISNNSSAQVIQENNLKNVRITTKHTFVDGLIGVVTGLVTIVPTTMVIEGNQ; from the coding sequence ATGCGAAAACTAATCTTGGTTGCTCTGCTCGCCACTTTTGCCATGGGCTGCTACACCATGAAAGCCGTGGCGCCCGCGGGCCAACAGTTGAGCACGCTGGCGGAAACCGACGGCGCGACCTTCAAGAAGAATGTCCGCGTCTGGTATGCGCTCTGGGGCTTGGCGCCGATTTCCAACAACTCCTCGGCGCAGGTCATTCAAGAGAACAACTTGAAGAACGTGCGCATCACCACCAAGCACACTTTTGTGGATGGCTTGATCGGCGTGGTCACGGGATTGGTGACCATCGTGCCGACGACCATGGTGATCGAAGGCAATCAGTAA
- a CDS encoding aminotransferase class V-fold PLP-dependent enzyme — MAHANEARARAARLHKLAQEVIGLDVCYTLATGEHTRRIYLDSTASTLRLKVVQEVLDRFQPFYSNTHSVLHFGAKLSTHEYEWAHQMVLDFVQADPAIYTSFFVGSGATGGLNRVARTLRAKRPERDVVITSIMEHHSNDLPHRKHFREVVHVPAKVAAHALGCVDLRRVEEALQQYGERVNYVALTGVSNVTGIINPIQEVAKLAHRHGALMVVDAAQMAAHVPIAMTRDDLDILAFSGHKIYAPGSPGVVVARQDVFTGIEPDEVGGGMVDMVYVDRYTVSPYFPHREEAGTPNISGAIGLAAALYALQQVGMDYLAAEENELIAYALERLATVPDILIYGETDTVQCQRAGAISFNLKGLHHAFTAAVLNDYFNISVRNECFCAHPYVREMVRRSLAEDGDLSDAELEVLAEMHKGMVRASFGIYNTRQDVDALAAALHDLSTRREFYAQQYTQSPNDDYQHRTFRFDHAALFSVKKIVDEILS, encoded by the coding sequence ATGGCACATGCAAACGAGGCGCGGGCGCGCGCCGCGCGGCTGCACAAGCTGGCGCAGGAAGTGATCGGTTTGGACGTCTGCTACACCCTGGCGACCGGCGAGCACACCCGCCGGATCTATCTCGACAGCACGGCGAGCACGCTGCGCCTGAAAGTCGTGCAGGAAGTGCTGGACCGCTTTCAACCCTTCTATTCCAACACCCACAGCGTGCTGCATTTTGGCGCCAAGCTTTCCACGCATGAGTATGAATGGGCGCATCAGATGGTGCTGGATTTCGTGCAAGCCGATCCCGCGATTTACACTTCGTTTTTTGTCGGCAGCGGGGCCACCGGCGGCCTCAACCGGGTGGCGCGTACCCTGCGGGCCAAGCGGCCGGAGCGCGACGTGGTGATCACTTCGATCATGGAGCATCACTCCAACGATCTGCCGCATCGCAAGCACTTTCGCGAGGTGGTGCACGTGCCCGCGAAGGTGGCGGCACACGCGCTGGGTTGCGTCGATCTGCGGCGGGTGGAGGAGGCGTTGCAGCAATACGGCGAGCGCGTGAACTACGTGGCCCTCACCGGCGTCTCGAACGTCACGGGCATCATCAATCCCATTCAGGAGGTGGCGAAGCTGGCGCACCGCCACGGCGCGTTGATGGTGGTGGATGCCGCGCAGATGGCGGCGCATGTGCCGATCGCCATGACCCGCGATGATCTCGATATTCTGGCTTTCTCCGGGCACAAGATCTATGCGCCCGGCTCGCCCGGCGTGGTGGTGGCGCGCCAGGACGTGTTCACCGGCATCGAGCCGGATGAAGTGGGCGGCGGCATGGTCGACATGGTCTATGTCGATCGCTACACCGTTTCCCCGTATTTTCCCCATCGCGAGGAAGCGGGTACGCCCAACATCAGCGGCGCGATCGGCCTGGCTGCGGCACTCTACGCCCTGCAGCAGGTGGGGATGGACTATCTCGCCGCCGAAGAAAACGAGTTGATCGCCTATGCGCTCGAGCGCCTCGCGACGGTGCCGGATATTCTGATCTACGGCGAAACCGACACCGTGCAGTGCCAGCGCGCCGGCGCCATTTCCTTCAATCTGAAAGGGCTGCATCATGCCTTCACCGCCGCAGTGTTGAATGACTATTTCAACATCTCGGTGCGCAACGAATGCTTCTGCGCTCATCCTTACGTGCGCGAGATGGTGCGCCGGAGTCTCGCCGAAGACGGTGATCTTTCCGATGCGGAATTGGAAGTGCTGGCCGAAATGCACAAAGGCATGGTGCGCGCGAGTTTCGGCATCTACAACACCCGTCAGGACGTGGACGCCCTGGCTGCGGCACTGCACGACCTCAGCACCCGCCGTGAGTTCTATGCGCAGCAGTACACCCAGTCGCCCAATGACGACTATCAGCACCGGACTTTCCGCTTCGATCATGCTGCACTGTTTTCAGTGAAAAAAATCGTGGATGAGATTCTATCTTGA